Part of the Methanothermobacter sp. genome, CACTTCGCAGATGCAGACGGCTTCATAGTTTTTGAGAGGATTGATAATGAAATCAAATTTTCTGAAATAAGGAAGGTGGATGGGGGAAAAATAGAAAAGCACGACGATAGATGGAGGCGGGTCCTGGACCTTATTGATGACTGTGAAATCGTAATATGCAGAAGGATAGGGGAAAAACCACTTGAGGAGGCTAAAAGGAGGGGTGTTATAGTCTTTGAATCAGATGATGGAATATCTGCGGCAATACTGAAATCACTCACGGAACTGAACATATCCTGCAGAGTATAATGGGTCTCCCATGAGAGTCTTCACAACCTGCACAAGGGACTGTCCAGGCGCATGTGGTCTCACAGTCAGGGTTAAGAGGGGAGTTGTAAGGTCGATAGGTGGAAACAGAAAACATCCACACAGCAGGGGATTTTTATGCAGAAAAACGGCCAAATATCATATTATGAGGCTCTACTCCCCTAAAAGGATCCTGAAACCCCTCATGAGAGATGGAAATCAGTGGAGGACCGTATCCTGGGATGAGGCTCTTCAAACAGTAGCTGATGTGATGAACAGATGTGTGGATGAATACGGTTCAGAATCCATAGTCTATTATCAGGGATTTGGTGCAAGAACAGCCCTGAGACTTCTTAACCGGAGGTTTTTCAATTCTCTGGGGGCAACAACCCTTGAGGGAACACTCTGTGGAGGTACAGCCATAGCTGCCCATAAAATGGATTTCGGGAAAAGGATATCCCATGAACCAAGCGACCACCTCAACAGCAGAAACATATTCATCTGGGGACGTAACCCGGCAGTTACCGACCTTAACCTCTGGAGGATAGTAAGGAGGGCCCAGCGCAAGGGGAAAACCATCGTCACAGTTGACCCTCTAAGGACTGAAACAGCCGCCAGAGCAGATATCCACTGCCGGGTTAGACCAGGCACCGATATGTACCTTGCAATTGCACTTTCAAAGATCATCATGGATGAGGGACTCCACGATCAGGGGTTTATTGAGGACCATGCAGACAACTTCGATGCCTACCTGAACGTCCTCGATGCCTTCAGCCTCTCTGAACTATCAGGGATCACAGGGATTCCCGAAAGGATGATGTATGAGCTTGCCTTCATCTATTCAGATGTCCCGAGCAGCATAATAATTGGGTGGGGTCTGCAGAGGTACTTCAACTCCCACATAACCTGCAGGTTCATAGATGCACTCGCCGCCATATCCGGTAATATAGGGATCAGTGGAGGGGGCGTTAGCAGCGGATTTGATGAATACGGCGGTTTTGATGAATCGGTCTGCCTTGAAACCAGAAGAAAAATATCCATGCCACTTTTTGGAAGGGAACTTGAGAATCTGGATTCACCTGAGGCGAAATGTGTCTTCATAACTGCAGGCAACCCGGTGAACCTGGGCCCCAATTCAATGAAAACCCTGGGGGCCCTCAGGAAAATGGATCTTGTGGTCATGGTCGACCACTTCCTCAACGACACATCATATGCTGCCGACATATT contains:
- a CDS encoding NifB/NifX family molybdenum-iron cluster-binding protein; the encoded protein is MIRIAVASDDGRYVNRHFADADGFIVFERIDNEIKFSEIRKVDGGKIEKHDDRWRRVLDLIDDCEIVICRRIGEKPLEEAKRRGVIVFESDDGISAAILKSLTELNISCRV
- a CDS encoding molybdopterin-dependent oxidoreductase, producing MRVFTTCTRDCPGACGLTVRVKRGVVRSIGGNRKHPHSRGFLCRKTAKYHIMRLYSPKRILKPLMRDGNQWRTVSWDEALQTVADVMNRCVDEYGSESIVYYQGFGARTALRLLNRRFFNSLGATTLEGTLCGGTAIAAHKMDFGKRISHEPSDHLNSRNIFIWGRNPAVTDLNLWRIVRRAQRKGKTIVTVDPLRTETAARADIHCRVRPGTDMYLAIALSKIIMDEGLHDQGFIEDHADNFDAYLNVLDAFSLSELSGITGIPERMMYELAFIYSDVPSSIIIGWGLQRYFNSHITCRFIDALAAISGNIGISGGGVSSGFDEYGGFDESVCLETRRKISMPLFGRELENLDSPEAKCVFITAGNPVNLGPNSMKTLGALRKMDLVVMVDHFLNDTSYAADIFLPATTFLEETDLVGSYGHPYISPVNAAVRPSGECRSEFWILKRLSEFMGLDSMEGSLMEWLEIIAAPVLDYHGIEIHDLLKRPYRSPEIPEVPFEDFKFYTESGRFILPSEIPSEVRIPDEKSLRLLTVMNSEWIGSREPYDEERLLEVFIHPETLLKTGFEDGETVTIESGAGRTCATVRSSDKVYPGCALSFRGTWLSRGGCINTVIEDGRTGGGHGTPYHETRIKIKKRH